One Nomascus leucogenys isolate Asia chromosome 22a, Asia_NLE_v1, whole genome shotgun sequence DNA segment encodes these proteins:
- the ACOT4 gene encoding peroxisomal succinyl-coenzyme A thioesterase, which yields MSATLILEPPGSCCWNEPVRIAVRGLAPEQRVTLRASLRDEKGALFRAHARYCADARGELDLERAPALGGSFAGLEPMGLLWALEPEKPFWRFLKRDVQIPFVVELEVLDGHDPEPGRLMCQARHERHFLPPGVRRQSVRAGRVRATLFLPPGPGPFPGIIDIFGIGGGLLEYRASLLAGHGFATLALAYYNFEDLPNNMDNISLEYFEEALCYMLQHPQVKGPDIGLLGISLGADICLSMASFLKNVSATVSINGSGISGNTAINYKYSSIPPLGHDLRRIKVAFSGLVDIVDIRNALVGGYENPSMIPIEKAQGPILLIVGQDDHNWRSELYAQTVSERLQAHGKEKPQIICYPGTGHYIEPPYFPMCPASLHKLLNKHVMWGGEPRAHSKAQVDAWKQILAFFCKHLGGTQKTAFPKL from the exons ATGTCAGCAACACTGATCCTGGAGCCCCCAGGCAGCTGCTGCTGGAACGAGCCCGTGCGCATTGCGGTGCGCGGCCTGGCCCCGGAGCAGCGGGTCACGCTGCGCGCGTCCCTGCGCGACGAGAAGGGCGCGCTCTTCCGGGCCCACGCGCGCTACTGCGCCGACGCCCGCGGCGAGCTGGACCTGGAGCGCGCGCCCGCGCTGGGCGGCAGCTTCGCGGGACTCGAGCCCATGGGGCTGCTCTGGGCCCTGGAACCCGAGAAGCCTTTTTGGCGCTTCCTGAAGCGGGACGTACAGATTCCCTTTGTCGTGGAGTTGGAAGTGCTGGACGGCCACGACCCCGAGCCTGGACGGCTGATGTGCCAGGCGCGGCACGAGCGCCACTTCCTCCCACCCGGGGTGCGGCGCCAGTCGGTGCGAGCGGGCCGGGTGCGCGCCACGCTTTTCCTGCCGCCAG GACCTGGACCCTTCCCAGGGATCATTGACATCTTTGGTATTGGAGGGGGCCTGTTGGAATATCGAGCCAGCCTCCTTGCTGGCCATGGCTTTGCCACGTTGGCTCTAGCTTATTATAACTTTGAAGATCTCCCCAATAACATGGACAACATATCCCTGGAGTACTTCGAAGAAGCCCTATGCTACATGCTTCAACATCCCCAG gTAAAAGGCCCAGACATTGGGCTTTTGGGCATTTCTCTAGGAGCTGATATTTGTCTCTCAATGGCCTCATTCTTGAAGAATGTCTCAGCCACAGTTTCCATCAATGGATCTGGGATCAGTGGGAACACAGCCATCAACTATAAGTACAGTAGCATTCCACCATTGGGCCATGACCTGAGGAGAATCAAGGTAGCTTTCTCAGGCCTCGTGGACATCGTGGATATAAGGAATGCTCTCGTAGGAGGGTATGAGAACCCTAGCATGATTCCAATAGAGAAGGCCCAGGGGCCCATCCTGCTCATTGTTGGTCAGGATGACCATAACTGGAGAAGTGAGTTGTATGCCCAAACAGTCTCTGAACGGTTACAGGcccatggaaaggaaaaaccccAGATCATCTGTTACCCTGGGACTGGGCATTACATCGAGCCTCCTTACTTCCCCATGTGCCCGGCTTCCCTTCACAAATTACTGAACAAACATGTGATGTGGGGTGGGGAGCCCAGGGCTCATTCTAAGGCCCAGGTAGATGCCTGGAAGCAAATTCTAGCCTTCTTCTGCAAACACCTGGGAGGTACCCAGAAAACAGCTTTCCCTAAATTGTAA